From a region of the Flavobacterium sediminilitoris genome:
- a CDS encoding 2OG-Fe(II) oxygenase yields MKKIIYNKDIFVLENFLSKEECVVLIEKSEQLGYEEAKVQMGGNRQSILKGVRNNDRILYTDETLAKELFQRAKPFLNNEVGMYEVDSLNEMFRFYKYSSGQRFKMHRDGSFKRNEKEESFFTFLIYLNEEFEGGETEFEDLFTIQPKTGDLLVFYHPYRHEGKIIESGYKYALRSDIMYRMKD; encoded by the coding sequence ATGAAAAAGATCATTTATAACAAAGACATATTTGTACTAGAAAACTTCCTTTCCAAAGAAGAATGTGTGGTTTTAATAGAAAAAAGTGAACAATTAGGTTATGAAGAAGCTAAAGTGCAAATGGGTGGAAATAGACAATCCATTTTAAAAGGCGTTAGAAACAACGACAGAATTCTGTACACAGATGAAACTTTAGCAAAAGAATTGTTCCAAAGAGCCAAACCATTTTTAAATAACGAAGTAGGAATGTATGAAGTGGATAGTTTAAACGAAATGTTCCGTTTTTACAAATACAGTTCAGGACAACGATTTAAAATGCATAGAGATGGAAGTTTTAAAAGGAATGAAAAAGAAGAAAGTTTTTTCACTTTTCTAATCTATCTCAACGAAGAATTTGAAGGCGGTGAAACCGAATTTGAAGATTTGTTTACCATTCAACCCAAAACAGGTGATTTATTGGTTTTTTATCATCCTTACAGACATGAAGGAAAAATAATAGAAAGTGGTTACAAATACGCATTACGAAGTGATATTATGTATCGAATGAAAGATTAA
- a CDS encoding ParB/RepB/Spo0J family partition protein produces the protein MKRIIETYGKNGVLEIVGNPQETILYLKDRPIQYSWYAEVGSTWRYHIAQGLNKQVIEVNITIENILKEGIKNEGEFLAITEYFTSFLKYGKYEFGYYEMFEGINWVEIPKEEQYSSFDYYGGCFDITPTQNSIDNKRVEEYKEQILRGFRPVIILLHVENSWMFYILDGHHKFCAYGKANIKPHTIIITKKGNDYKTIEETIQLAKAMKCTKDEYINQMTSEKKNFKSYKGKKLDLEKTFKLLE, from the coding sequence ATGAAAAGAATAATTGAAACATATGGTAAAAATGGCGTCTTGGAGATAGTTGGGAATCCTCAAGAGACAATTTTATATCTCAAGGATAGACCAATACAATATAGTTGGTATGCTGAGGTAGGTTCAACCTGGAGATACCATATTGCTCAAGGTTTAAATAAGCAAGTCATTGAAGTAAATATAACTATTGAAAACATCTTAAAAGAAGGAATCAAAAACGAAGGAGAATTTTTGGCAATAACGGAATATTTTACTAGTTTTTTAAAATATGGTAAATATGAATTTGGTTATTATGAAATGTTTGAAGGGATAAATTGGGTAGAAATTCCAAAAGAGGAACAGTATAGTAGTTTTGATTATTATGGAGGTTGTTTTGATATTACACCAACTCAAAATTCAATTGATAATAAGAGAGTTGAAGAATACAAAGAGCAGATTTTGAGAGGTTTTAGACCTGTTATAATTCTACTTCATGTTGAAAATTCATGGATGTTTTATATTTTGGATGGTCATCATAAGTTTTGTGCTTATGGTAAGGCAAATATAAAACCTCATACCATAATTATTACTAAAAAGGGGAATGATTATAAGACAATTGAAGAAACAATTCAACTAGCAAAAGCAATGAAGTGTACGAAAGATGAATATATAAACCAGATGACAAGTGAAAAGAAAAATTTTAAAAGTTATAAAGGGAAGAAATTAGATTTAGAAAAGACATTTAAGCTATTAGAATAA
- a CDS encoding ADP-ribosylglycohydrolase family protein codes for MILEAAIGDAYGAGFEFQEMNYIEKYNDLTQYHKHGMYTEIYKRYTDDTQMAIAIAELLLEEDNWTAEKVANKFVIAFHRDKRRGYSNRVYNALDTSKSGSDFIQIINNQSGGNGSAMRAYSIGYIKDIQKLLSFCEIQAKVSHDTIEGIQCAKRIALAVHFYRYDLDKNNDLISFINETLGENEIYEVTSPIDMHGYPTTKAVIKIVSEATSMKDCLKYCIDFGGDTDTVAELCMAILSQKKACDKILPAFLLEELENGAFGKEYLKKLDQQLEEKFGLM; via the coding sequence ATGATTTTAGAAGCAGCAATAGGAGACGCTTATGGAGCAGGTTTTGAGTTTCAAGAAATGAATTATATTGAAAAATATAATGATTTGACTCAATATCACAAACACGGAATGTATACAGAAATCTATAAAAGATATACAGATGATACGCAAATGGCAATCGCTATAGCCGAATTACTTTTAGAAGAAGATAACTGGACAGCAGAAAAAGTAGCCAATAAATTTGTAATTGCTTTTCACAGAGATAAAAGAAGAGGTTATTCAAATAGAGTTTATAATGCTTTGGATACAAGTAAAAGCGGTTCTGATTTTATTCAGATAATAAATAATCAAAGTGGTGGTAATGGTTCAGCGATGCGAGCTTACTCAATAGGGTATATAAAAGATATTCAAAAACTACTTTCTTTTTGTGAAATTCAAGCAAAAGTATCACATGATACTATAGAGGGAATTCAATGTGCCAAAAGAATTGCACTAGCTGTACATTTTTATAGATATGATTTAGATAAAAATAACGACTTAATCTCTTTTATAAATGAAACTTTAGGTGAAAATGAAATATATGAAGTTACTTCTCCTATCGATATGCACGGTTATCCTACAACAAAAGCAGTAATAAAAATAGTTTCAGAAGCTACTTCGATGAAAGACTGTTTAAAATATTGCATTGATTTTGGAGGTGATACGGATACTGTGGCCGAATTATGTATGGCAATTTTAAGTCAGAAGAAAGCGTGTGATAAAATCTTACCTGCATTCTTATTAGAAGAATTAGAAAACGGAGCTTTTGGAAAAGAATATCTAAAGAAATTAGATCAACAACTAGAAGAGAAATTTGGTTTAATGTAA
- a CDS encoding Sir2 family NAD-dependent protein deacetylase — MKKIAILTGAGISAESSIQTFRDADGLWHNHKVEDVASPEGWRKNREVVLEFYNERRRKLKEVEPNKAHHLVKQLEEHFEVQIITQNIDDLHERAGSTNILHLHGELNKMCSSLNRKLVYDCFEDIKIGDKAEDDSQLRPDIVWFGEDVPLYPVAIEMVKQADIFMVIGTSLQVYPAANLLSFIKNDAQLIIINPEHDGGNYGGRAIYVKENATTGMQKVFDVLVKEAK; from the coding sequence ATGAAAAAAATAGCAATATTAACCGGAGCAGGAATAAGTGCAGAAAGTAGCATCCAAACCTTCAGAGATGCTGACGGATTATGGCACAATCACAAAGTAGAAGATGTAGCTTCACCAGAAGGGTGGAGAAAAAATAGAGAAGTAGTTTTAGAATTCTATAACGAAAGAAGACGAAAACTAAAAGAAGTAGAACCCAATAAAGCCCATCATTTAGTAAAACAATTAGAAGAACATTTTGAAGTACAAATCATTACACAAAACATAGATGATTTGCACGAAAGAGCAGGTTCAACTAATATTTTACACCTACATGGCGAACTAAACAAAATGTGTTCTTCACTTAATAGAAAATTAGTGTACGATTGTTTTGAAGACATAAAAATTGGTGACAAAGCAGAAGACGATTCCCAATTACGACCAGATATTGTTTGGTTTGGTGAAGACGTGCCTTTATATCCAGTAGCTATCGAAATGGTAAAACAAGCCGATATCTTTATGGTAATTGGAACATCTTTACAGGTGTATCCAGCAGCCAATTTGTTAAGCTTTATCAAAAATGACGCCCAACTAATCATTATCAATCCAGAACACGATGGAGGTAATTATGGAGGAAGAGCCATTTATGTAAAAGAAAACGCAACAACAGGCATGCAAAAAGTATTTGATGTTTTGGTAAAAGAAGCAAAATAA
- a CDS encoding NUDIX hydrolase, with amino-acid sequence MSSNPQNIKIAVDAVVFGYQKSKLYVLLIQQKFGSQNTYWALPGGLVKEDEALIEAVKRELKEETNVSVNYLEQLYTFGDDISRDPRNRVVSVAYFALVDSSKLTLIANTDADNVSWVEVDKIPNLAFDHNEIIQIAIKRLKDKLTYQPIGFDLLPNKFLFSHLENLYTTIIGKEIDRRNFRKKMMSFGFIRETEEYATKKTGRPAKLYAFDIAEYKRLEKEGIYFEIKLV; translated from the coding sequence ATGTCCTCAAATCCTCAAAATATTAAAATAGCAGTAGATGCGGTAGTTTTTGGATACCAAAAATCAAAACTATATGTATTGCTAATCCAACAAAAATTTGGAAGTCAAAATACGTATTGGGCACTTCCTGGCGGTTTAGTAAAAGAAGATGAAGCTTTAATAGAAGCTGTAAAACGCGAGTTGAAAGAAGAAACTAATGTCTCAGTGAATTACTTGGAACAATTATATACATTTGGAGATGATATCTCTAGAGATCCAAGAAATAGGGTTGTTTCTGTTGCTTATTTTGCACTAGTCGATTCTTCAAAACTAACTTTAATAGCAAATACAGATGCAGATAATGTGTCATGGGTAGAAGTTGATAAAATTCCAAATCTTGCATTTGATCACAACGAAATTATTCAAATAGCAATTAAAAGGTTAAAAGATAAACTAACCTATCAACCTATTGGATTTGATTTATTGCCAAATAAATTTTTGTTTTCTCATTTGGAGAATTTATACACTACAATTATAGGTAAAGAAATTGATAGAAGAAATTTTAGAAAGAAAATGATGAGCTTCGGTTTTATAAGAGAAACAGAAGAATATGCAACTAAAAAAACAGGACGTCCAGCAAAACTATATGCTTTTGATATAGCTGAATATAAGCGTCTTGAAAAAGAAGGGATTTATTTCGAAATTAAGTTAGTGTAA
- the prs gene encoding ribose-phosphate diphosphokinase, whose amino-acid sequence MILNLDKNFIPLGKENAIEFQSFIFSGGEPHIKITANFDTTATVTVMHRLNSFNDLGLFCLAIDALRRMGVKSINAFIPYFPAARQDRVMIPGEPLSVKVYADIINSLNLNKIQVFDPHSEVTSALLNNCEVVTNYDFIQQVIKKIGNEVLLISPDGGALKKIYKVSEYLGGVEVIECSKSRDVKTGKLSGFKVYSEDLQGKDCLIVDDICDGGGTFIGLAEELKNKNAGNLYLAVSHGIFNKGFESLSVFKKIFTTNSFKDIENENVEVISLKIE is encoded by the coding sequence ATGATACTTAATTTAGATAAAAATTTTATTCCTTTAGGAAAAGAAAACGCAATTGAATTTCAGAGTTTTATCTTTTCAGGAGGCGAACCACATATAAAGATCACAGCAAACTTTGATACTACAGCTACGGTGACCGTTATGCATCGATTGAATTCTTTTAACGATTTAGGGTTGTTCTGTTTAGCTATCGATGCTTTACGAAGAATGGGTGTAAAAAGCATTAATGCTTTTATTCCTTACTTTCCAGCTGCAAGACAAGATCGTGTAATGATTCCGGGAGAACCTTTATCTGTCAAAGTCTATGCAGACATTATCAATAGTTTGAATTTGAATAAAATCCAAGTATTCGATCCCCATTCTGAAGTGACATCAGCTTTATTGAATAACTGCGAAGTAGTAACTAATTACGATTTTATCCAACAAGTAATTAAAAAGATAGGAAACGAAGTTTTATTAATTTCACCAGATGGAGGAGCTTTAAAGAAAATTTATAAAGTATCAGAATATTTAGGAGGTGTTGAAGTAATAGAATGTAGTAAAAGTAGAGATGTAAAAACGGGGAAATTATCAGGTTTCAAAGTTTATTCAGAAGATTTACAAGGCAAAGATTGCTTAATCGTAGATGATATTTGCGATGGAGGAGGCACATTTATTGGCTTAGCCGAAGAATTAAAAAACAAAAACGCAGGCAACTTATACTTAGCAGTAAGTCACGGTATTTTTAATAAAGGTTTTGAAAGTCTAAGCGTATTCAAAAAGATTTTTACAACCAATTCTTTCAAAGATATTGAGAATGAGAATGTAGAAGTGATTTCGTTAAAAATAGAATAG
- a CDS encoding DUF2971 domain-containing protein encodes MMTKEKLIDYLIEKEIPDNLDPKEESKIVSEIFKHSWDITPENLYRFRNCNSYSFDALENDKFLLTKPTLFNDPYDSLLYIDREKILDVISKPDDNNDLIGRLNTDLEFRVSQINLLGKDFVDKFIKNNSFKNAEEKEFYKKLSNLHYIKVIDEIIDESLKSLKQSSLVACLSERIDSILMWSHYAQNHQGFALNYDFKSRFSIDLGFSGVRGTDFADKKILPVRYSNERFDATYYVEFHFIDNYYKSLGLKFNAPFYDKLFYYKILLFKSLDWSYEKEWRIIKQTNLDYEDNKSDFDFINHIKPKEIHLGSQISKENKQRLIEIGKEKNIQVCQMKLQTFSKEYKLISEKI; translated from the coding sequence ATGATGACTAAAGAGAAATTAATTGATTATTTAATTGAAAAAGAAATTCCTGATAATTTAGATCCTAAGGAGGAATCAAAAATTGTAAGTGAAATATTTAAGCATAGTTGGGATATAACTCCAGAAAATTTATATAGATTCAGAAATTGTAATTCATATAGCTTTGACGCTTTAGAAAATGATAAATTTCTTTTAACAAAACCAACACTCTTCAATGATCCTTATGACTCATTATTATATATAGATAGAGAAAAAATTCTTGATGTTATTTCTAAACCAGATGATAATAATGATTTAATTGGGAGGTTAAATACTGATTTAGAATTTAGAGTATCTCAAATAAATTTATTAGGAAAAGACTTTGTGGATAAATTTATTAAGAACAATTCGTTCAAAAATGCTGAAGAAAAAGAATTTTATAAGAAACTTTCAAATTTACATTACATTAAGGTTATTGATGAAATTATAGATGAGTCACTAAAAAGCTTAAAGCAATCATCTTTGGTAGCTTGTTTATCAGAAAGAATAGATTCTATATTAATGTGGTCTCATTATGCTCAAAACCATCAAGGTTTCGCTTTAAACTATGATTTTAAATCTCGTTTTTCAATTGACTTAGGTTTCTCAGGTGTTAGAGGTACTGATTTTGCAGATAAAAAAATTCTGCCTGTTCGTTATTCAAATGAAAGATTTGATGCAACATATTATGTTGAATTTCATTTTATTGATAATTATTATAAAAGTTTAGGGTTGAAGTTTAATGCACCTTTTTATGATAAACTCTTCTATTATAAAATTTTATTATTTAAGTCATTAGACTGGTCTTATGAAAAAGAATGGAGAATTATCAAACAGACTAATCTAGACTATGAGGATAATAAATCAGATTTTGATTTTATTAATCATATAAAGCCAAAAGAAATACATTTGGGTTCTCAAATAAGCAAAGAAAATAAGCAAAGACTAATTGAAATAGGTAAAGAAAAAAATATTCAAGTTTGTCAAATGAAATTACAAACATTTTCAAAAGAGTATAAA
- a CDS encoding OmpA family protein: protein MNGYTDNTGNDTCNIQLSKNRAETVKKAIITSGIESALLSSDGFGSKDPISDNNSEEGRAQNRRVELKKIRL from the coding sequence ATTAATGGTTATACTGATAATACCGGAAATGACACTTGTAATATACAACTTTCAAAGAATAGAGCTGAAACAGTTAAGAAAGCTATTATTACTTCTGGTATTGAATCTGCTCTTTTATCATCAGATGGATTTGGCTCAAAAGATCCTATTTCAGATAATAATTCTGAAGAAGGTAGAGCTCAAAATAGAAGAGTGGAATTAAAAAAAATAAGGCTATAA
- a CDS encoding DUF4291 domain-containing protein codes for MKLELKKYTEQIQEWPKEGYHIMAQYDDEKIIVYQSYRKEIGEFAVKNQFFGGAFSLERMTWIKPNFLWMMYRNGWGTKEGQEVVLAIHLKREAFETYLKNAVYSSFNQVEGMTHEEWQNEVKSSNVRLQWDPDHDPYGAKLERRAIQIGLRNEFIKTFAKEDILLIENISDFVAHEYENVKSNTLEKLMIPLEKPLVFKDNELNEKLKIATKES; via the coding sequence ATGAAATTAGAATTAAAAAAATATACAGAACAAATACAAGAATGGCCAAAAGAAGGCTATCACATCATGGCGCAATATGATGATGAAAAGATAATAGTGTACCAGTCTTACAGAAAAGAAATTGGAGAATTTGCAGTCAAAAACCAATTCTTTGGTGGTGCATTCAGTTTAGAAAGAATGACTTGGATAAAGCCCAATTTTCTTTGGATGATGTACAGAAACGGTTGGGGAACAAAAGAAGGTCAAGAAGTGGTTTTGGCCATACATTTAAAAAGAGAGGCTTTTGAAACTTATTTAAAAAACGCTGTTTATTCCTCTTTCAATCAAGTAGAAGGGATGACACATGAAGAATGGCAAAATGAAGTAAAATCCTCTAATGTGCGTTTGCAATGGGATCCAGATCACGATCCTTATGGAGCCAAATTAGAACGAAGAGCCATACAAATTGGTTTGCGAAACGAGTTTATAAAAACATTTGCAAAAGAAGACATTTTGTTAATAGAAAACATCAGCGATTTTGTAGCCCATGAATATGAAAATGTAAAAAGCAACACCTTAGAAAAATTGATGATTCCATTAGAAAAGCCATTGGTTTTCAAGGATAATGAATTGAATGAAAAATTGAAGATAGCAACTAAAGAGAGTTAA
- a CDS encoding ADP-ribosylglycohydrolase family protein — MKINQVHSALFGVAVGDALGVPVEFQDRELLARFPVVNMRENGSHAQPRGTWSDDSSLTFCLAESLCIDYDLEDIASKFKKWYNSEIWTPHGRVFDIGIATREAIYRISTGHKPELCGGFDVEDNGNGSLMRILPLAFYLKEEKDINIIYQKVKEVSSITHAHFRSVFACFIYVVYALEILKGHDKFEAYNQTKIIVEDFIANKDFNKKEIQLFDRILKVNVNELEKDKVYSSGYVLHSLEASLWCLLKSNTYEETVLKAVNLGGDTDTTAAIAGGLAGLLYGYENIPEEWINVLARKNDITKLCDTLSKKYEIHN; from the coding sequence ATGAAAATAAACCAAGTACATAGCGCTTTATTCGGAGTAGCGGTTGGTGATGCTTTAGGAGTTCCTGTAGAATTTCAAGATAGGGAATTATTAGCAAGATTTCCAGTTGTTAATATGCGAGAAAACGGCTCACATGCACAACCAAGAGGCACTTGGAGCGACGATAGTTCATTAACTTTTTGTTTGGCAGAAAGTTTATGTATAGATTATGATTTAGAAGATATAGCTTCAAAATTCAAGAAATGGTATAATTCAGAAATATGGACTCCACATGGAAGAGTTTTTGATATTGGCATAGCTACAAGAGAAGCAATTTATAGAATTTCTACAGGACATAAACCTGAATTGTGTGGTGGTTTTGATGTAGAAGATAACGGTAATGGTTCGTTAATGAGAATTTTACCTTTAGCCTTTTATCTAAAAGAGGAGAAAGATATTAATATAATTTATCAAAAAGTAAAAGAAGTGTCTTCTATTACACATGCTCATTTTCGTTCCGTTTTTGCCTGTTTTATTTATGTTGTATATGCTTTAGAAATTCTAAAAGGGCATGATAAATTTGAAGCCTACAATCAAACTAAAATTATAGTTGAAGATTTTATCGCTAATAAAGATTTTAATAAAAAAGAAATTCAATTATTCGATAGAATTTTAAAAGTAAATGTTAATGAGTTAGAAAAAGATAAAGTTTATTCAAGTGGTTATGTTCTTCACAGCCTCGAAGCCAGTTTATGGTGTTTGTTAAAATCCAATACCTACGAAGAAACAGTTTTAAAAGCGGTAAACTTAGGAGGTGACACCGATACAACAGCAGCCATCGCAGGAGGATTAGCAGGATTACTATATGGTTACGAAAACATTCCTGAAGAATGGATTAACGTACTAGCTAGAAAAAACGACATCACAAAACTATGTGATACATTAAGTAAGAAATATGAAATACACAATTGA
- a CDS encoding NADAR family protein, whose protein sequence is MKYTIENINTDNKFLFFWGHQPSKDGTITKTCFSQWWKSSFTVEGIEYKTAEHWMMAKKAELFGDNGVLEKILLCKSPAEAKKLGREVRNYDNETWLANRFQIVKEGNFYKFSQDQDLKQFLLSTNERVIVEASPVDPIWGIGMASDDKDCNNPEKWKGLNLLGFALMEVRDELRK, encoded by the coding sequence ATGAAATACACAATTGAAAATATAAATACAGACAATAAATTCCTATTCTTTTGGGGTCACCAACCTTCAAAAGACGGAACAATCACAAAAACTTGTTTCAGTCAATGGTGGAAAAGTAGTTTTACAGTGGAAGGAATTGAATACAAAACAGCCGAACATTGGATGATGGCAAAGAAAGCGGAATTATTTGGAGATAATGGAGTGTTAGAAAAAATACTACTTTGTAAATCACCAGCTGAAGCCAAAAAACTAGGAAGAGAAGTTCGTAATTATGATAATGAAACTTGGCTAGCCAATAGATTTCAAATAGTAAAAGAAGGAAACTTCTATAAGTTCAGTCAAGATCAAGATTTAAAACAATTTCTTTTGAGTACCAATGAAAGAGTTATTGTAGAAGCAAGTCCAGTCGACCCTATTTGGGGTATTGGTATGGCAAGTGATGATAAAGATTGTAACAATCCTGAAAAATGGAAAGGATTAAATTTGTTAGGCTTTGCTTTAATGGAAGTTAGGGATGAATTGAGAAAATAA
- a CDS encoding LysR family transcriptional regulator translates to MLLINFYQNYNYNGISKNNLNYVCDKYIYIMVNLEWYRTFKSVYKNGNFSLAAKELFISQPAVSQQIAMLEAHVGYKLFNRKSKGVEPTEYAKLLNNLIIEALDRLENVENGFRTKAFNANKLVSVGISKHLFSSIGNQLISKFDFIDFTYAENDELFNLVDNKKIDFAIVTKKYDTFDTVQSELGKIKQIMISSPDLEIKTIKEEIKNENFTEVENWLNHQKWYNFDARIPHVKLFWLYVFDKKRPSIISNYIIPSEYEMLESLSKNTGISIVWDINVKKHLKEKKIQLVWDSPKMPSTQVFLLSRKNDTLNSVLKNVVEEIKTSFNLG, encoded by the coding sequence ATGCTTTTAATTAATTTTTATCAAAATTACAATTATAATGGTATTAGTAAAAATAATTTAAATTATGTTTGTGATAAATATATTTATATCATGGTTAATTTAGAATGGTATCGAACCTTCAAATCAGTTTATAAAAATGGTAATTTCTCATTAGCTGCTAAGGAATTATTTATAAGTCAACCAGCAGTTAGTCAACAAATAGCAATGTTAGAAGCACATGTTGGTTATAAATTGTTTAATAGAAAATCAAAAGGAGTTGAGCCAACAGAATACGCTAAGTTGCTCAATAATCTTATAATTGAAGCATTAGATAGATTAGAAAACGTTGAAAATGGTTTCAGGACAAAAGCGTTTAACGCAAATAAACTAGTTTCCGTAGGAATTTCAAAACATTTGTTTTCAAGTATTGGAAATCAATTAATATCCAAATTTGATTTTATTGATTTTACTTATGCTGAAAACGATGAGTTATTTAATTTAGTTGATAATAAAAAAATTGATTTTGCTATAGTCACTAAGAAGTATGACACCTTTGATACTGTTCAAAGTGAATTAGGGAAAATCAAACAAATCATGATTTCAAGTCCTGATTTAGAAATAAAAACAATTAAAGAAGAAATTAAAAATGAAAATTTTACAGAAGTAGAAAATTGGTTGAATCATCAAAAATGGTATAATTTTGATGCTAGAATTCCGCATGTAAAATTGTTTTGGCTCTATGTATTTGATAAAAAAAGACCTTCTATAATTTCAAACTATATTATTCCTTCAGAATATGAAATGTTGGAATCATTATCAAAAAATACAGGAATTTCAATAGTTTGGGATATCAATGTTAAAAAACATTTAAAAGAAAAGAAAATACAATTGGTTTGGGATAGTCCAAAAATGCCTTCAACACAAGTTTTTTTATTATCTCGAAAAAATGATACTTTAAATAGTGTTTTGAAAAATGTTGTAGAAGAAATTAAAACTTCGTTTAATTTAGGATGA
- a CDS encoding type II secretion system F family protein: MVFLTIIGLVVAHFVLREKDNYRKFISILILKIPYFGNLIQKIYISRFCQSMNLLITSKTTLLTSLSLTSKMIGFYPIEKSIDTIKSDITKGASLHESLRKHTIYENKLVSMVEVAEQINQLDTMFERLTDQYNEEISHQTKMIGVILEPMIIIVIGIVVGVIMVSMYAPMFDLSKIINS; encoded by the coding sequence TTGGTTTTCTTAACAATTATAGGATTAGTAGTAGCACATTTTGTATTGAGAGAAAAAGATAACTATCGTAAATTTATTTCAATCTTAATATTGAAAATTCCTTATTTTGGTAATCTCATACAGAAAATTTATATTTCTCGTTTTTGCCAATCAATGAACTTATTGATTACTTCAAAAACTACTTTACTTACATCATTATCATTAACCTCAAAAATGATTGGATTTTATCCTATTGAAAAATCAATAGATACTATTAAATCAGATATTACTAAAGGAGCTTCATTACACGAAAGTTTACGTAAACACACTATTTATGAAAATAAGTTAGTTTCAATGGTAGAAGTAGCAGAACAAATTAATCAACTTGATACGATGTTTGAACGTTTAACAGATCAATATAACGAAGAAATAAGTCATCAAACAAAAATGATAGGAGTAATATTAGAGCCTATGATTATTATTGTAATAGGAATTGTGGTAGGAGTTATCATGGTGTCTATGTATGCTCCAATGTTTGATTTAAGTAAAATTATTAATAGTTAA
- a CDS encoding HAD domain-containing protein — protein MLDLDGVLITTPLWKKDEMHADGYSDFNKECVQNLNLLLAKYPIKIYLSSTRRTVKTLEEFNTIFRNRKINQYIEAFLPLYQCKNRKEEIERFIVATALTNYMIIDDDKSTVNLPFPMKERLIKTEFSEGFTKEKLAETIKLCNILI, from the coding sequence ATATTAGATTTAGACGGAGTTCTCATCACAACGCCTTTATGGAAAAAAGACGAGATGCATGCCGATGGTTATTCCGATTTTAATAAAGAATGTGTTCAAAACCTAAATCTATTATTAGCAAAATATCCTATAAAAATTTATTTGAGTTCTACTCGAAGAACTGTTAAGACTTTAGAAGAATTCAATACGATTTTTAGGAATAGAAAGATCAATCAATACATCGAAGCTTTTTTACCTTTATACCAATGTAAAAACAGAAAAGAAGAAATAGAACGATTTATAGTAGCAACAGCATTAACGAATTACATGATTATTGATGATGATAAATCTACTGTAAATCTACCTTTTCCAATGAAAGAACGATTAATTAAAACAGAATTTTCAGAAGGGTTTACCAAAGAAAAACTAGCAGAAACTATTAAATTATGTAATATCTTAATATGA